A genomic stretch from Halobellus sp. LT62 includes:
- a CDS encoding magnesium transporter, with protein MPTEWTVRAITRAMLPVLFVLTIVELGSGLVLGRFEAQLLRYPTLLALVPVTIGTAGNLGSVLAARLSTSFHLGTLSFAPDDEHLVGNAVATVALASSIFPIVGVGAWGLTALVSGARLPLRTVFVVAVVAGIVLAVLVIVVTFAATYVAYRFSLDPDDVVIPVVTNTCDVLGVVVLFATVQLLL; from the coding sequence GTGCCGACCGAGTGGACCGTCCGCGCGATCACGCGGGCGATGCTTCCGGTGCTTTTCGTCCTCACGATCGTCGAGCTCGGGAGCGGGCTGGTGCTCGGTCGATTCGAGGCCCAGTTGTTACGGTATCCGACGCTTCTGGCCTTGGTGCCGGTAACGATCGGCACCGCGGGGAACCTCGGAAGCGTTCTCGCGGCGCGGCTCTCGACGTCGTTTCACCTCGGGACGCTCTCCTTTGCTCCCGACGACGAGCACCTCGTCGGCAACGCGGTCGCCACGGTCGCGCTCGCGTCGTCGATTTTCCCCATCGTCGGCGTCGGCGCGTGGGGGCTCACCGCACTCGTCAGCGGGGCTCGGTTGCCGCTGCGCACCGTTTTTGTCGTCGCTGTCGTCGCCGGCATCGTGCTCGCTGTCCTCGTCATCGTCGTGACCTTCGCCGCGACGTACGTCGCCTACCGGTTCAGCCTCGACCCCGACGACGTGGTGATCCCGGTCGTCACCAACACCTGCGACGTCCTCGGCGTGGTGGTCCTGTTCGCGACGGTCCAATTGCTGCTGTGA
- a CDS encoding nucleoside recognition protein yields the protein MQPGAVADAIWPVLIDVVWPILVEVAPRVVRISVFIAVGVFLANVAVGFGLVERIATVSKYLTRPANLPDEVGTAIVTTAASTTAGYGMLAEFRESGRLDDTETLIAVTMNTFFGFVQHIFTFYAPVLIPILGLEVGLLYVGARALIALGITIAGVAAGTVLLAGRDGDAGERAAATTPDGGIADASTSAAGVGKDETEPPLAVLETAAEKTWPKLKRIVPRLAVVYVLVTLIVRTQDLESITAAAEPLTALLGLPGASLPVIAVFAFDTTAGAATIAPMIGSTFTPRTAVATMLLGGIISFAVSTFKRSIPFQYGIWGPAFGSKVIAVNTALKIVFIAAALIALLAPI from the coding sequence ATGCAACCGGGGGCAGTCGCCGACGCCATCTGGCCAGTCCTCATCGACGTCGTCTGGCCCATCCTCGTCGAGGTCGCGCCGCGAGTGGTCCGCATTTCCGTTTTCATCGCTGTCGGCGTCTTCCTCGCGAACGTCGCCGTCGGCTTCGGCCTCGTCGAGCGGATCGCGACGGTCTCGAAGTACCTCACTCGCCCGGCGAACCTCCCGGACGAGGTCGGCACGGCGATCGTCACGACTGCAGCGTCGACGACGGCGGGCTACGGGATGCTCGCGGAGTTCCGCGAATCCGGCCGCTTGGACGATACGGAGACGCTCATCGCCGTCACGATGAACACGTTCTTCGGGTTCGTTCAGCACATCTTCACGTTCTACGCGCCGGTGTTGATCCCGATTCTCGGCCTCGAAGTCGGGCTGCTCTACGTCGGGGCGCGCGCTCTCATCGCGCTGGGAATCACGATCGCGGGCGTGGCCGCCGGGACCGTACTGCTCGCCGGTCGCGACGGCGACGCTGGGGAACGGGCGGCGGCAACCACCCCTGACGGAGGAATCGCTGACGCCTCGACGAGCGCGGCAGGCGTCGGGAAAGACGAAACTGAGCCGCCACTGGCAGTGCTCGAAACCGCCGCTGAGAAGACGTGGCCGAAGCTGAAGCGCATCGTTCCGCGACTCGCGGTCGTCTACGTGCTCGTCACGCTCATCGTCCGGACGCAGGATCTCGAATCGATCACCGCGGCAGCGGAGCCGCTGACGGCGCTGCTCGGGCTCCCCGGCGCGTCGCTGCCGGTGATCGCGGTGTTCGCGTTCGACACGACCGCCGGCGCGGCGACGATCGCGCCGATGATCGGCTCGACGTTCACGCCGCGGACCGCCGTCGCGACGATGTTGCTCGGCGGAATCATCTCCTTCGCCGTTTCGACGTTCAAGCGCTCGATTCCGTTTCAGTACGGTATCTGGGGGCCGGCGTTCGGCTCGAAGGTGATCGCGGTCAACACGGCGCTAAAGATCGTCTTCATCGCGGCCGCGCTGATCGCACTGCTCGCGCCGATCTGA
- a CDS encoding RNA-binding domain-containing protein gives MIYHIEARIVAPVRDTEVTDRVEDAVRNLFPNVEFEHRAGELVGETHSLERFSERLHDQAILETARTEFFKRADDEGFSFALKKQAAFKGVINFAVGNPDELGDIQVHVTVSDPDVEAYIDHVAPPTEKGQPIDPDERE, from the coding sequence ATGATCTACCACATCGAAGCGCGGATCGTCGCACCGGTGCGCGATACCGAGGTGACCGACCGCGTCGAAGACGCCGTGAGGAACCTCTTTCCGAATGTCGAGTTCGAGCACCGCGCAGGCGAACTCGTCGGGGAGACGCACTCTTTGGAGCGCTTCTCGGAGCGGCTGCACGATCAGGCGATCCTCGAAACCGCTCGAACGGAGTTCTTCAAGCGCGCCGACGACGAAGGCTTTTCCTTCGCGCTGAAGAAGCAAGCCGCGTTCAAAGGCGTCATCAACTTCGCCGTCGGCAACCCCGACGAACTCGGTGACATTCAGGTGCACGTCACCGTCTCCGACCCCGACGTCGAGGCGTACATCGATCACGTCGCGCCACCGACCGAGAAAGGACAGCCCATCGACCCCGACGAGCGGGAGTGA
- a CDS encoding AAA family ATPase: MKVIGTVGLPGSGKGEAAAVARDSGVPVVTMGDVIRQACRDRGLDPAEHHGEMARTLREEGGPAAIAEQSLPLIESALEGSDVVLVDGLRSDVELDRFREAFGEDFLLVSIEAPFETRAERLLERDRDESDVDREALRAREERELGFGMGDVMDEADVVVHNTDTLDAFRERIRAILADDLASLADDEYVRVADDGSPDSTPTADAGESR; this comes from the coding sequence ATGAAGGTCATCGGCACCGTCGGACTGCCCGGCAGCGGAAAGGGCGAGGCCGCCGCCGTCGCCCGCGACAGCGGCGTTCCGGTCGTCACGATGGGCGACGTGATTCGGCAGGCGTGTCGCGATCGCGGTCTCGACCCCGCGGAGCACCACGGCGAAATGGCGCGGACGCTCCGCGAGGAGGGCGGCCCCGCGGCCATCGCCGAGCAGTCGCTCCCGCTGATCGAATCGGCGTTAGAAGGGAGCGACGTCGTCCTCGTCGACGGCCTTCGATCAGACGTCGAACTCGACCGCTTCCGCGAGGCGTTCGGCGAGGACTTCCTGCTCGTGAGCATCGAAGCGCCGTTCGAGACCCGCGCGGAGCGGCTCCTCGAACGCGACCGTGACGAAAGCGATGTCGACAGGGAGGCGCTTCGAGCGCGCGAGGAGCGCGAGCTCGGGTTCGGGATGGGCGACGTGATGGACGAGGCCGACGTCGTCGTCCACAACACCGACACGCTCGATGCGTTCCGCGAGCGCATCCGGGCGATCCTCGCGGACGACCTCGCGAGTCTGGCTGACGACGAGTACGTGCGCGTCGCGGACGACGGAAGCCCAGATTCGACGCCCACGGCCGACGCCGGTGAGTCGCGATGA
- a CDS encoding Rieske (2Fe-2S) protein → MATHSVVDADELAPGDHLVVELEGKEIGVYNIDGDYYAYTNWCAHQSGPVCEGPTSGFLEAEFDRDQMETTTEYVREGEIVACPWHGWEFDLVTGECHSKPGVQLISHDVDVEDGEIHVTV, encoded by the coding sequence ATGGCGACACACTCCGTTGTCGATGCGGACGAATTGGCTCCCGGCGATCACCTCGTCGTCGAACTCGAGGGGAAAGAGATCGGTGTCTACAACATCGACGGGGACTACTACGCGTACACGAACTGGTGTGCCCACCAGAGCGGGCCGGTCTGTGAGGGTCCGACCTCCGGATTCCTAGAGGCCGAGTTCGACCGCGACCAAATGGAGACGACGACCGAGTACGTCCGCGAGGGCGAGATCGTGGCCTGCCCGTGGCACGGGTGGGAGTTCGACCTCGTGACCGGCGAGTGCCACTCGAAGCCCGGCGTGCAACTGATCTCCCACGACGTCGACGTCGAAGACGGCGAGATCCACGTGACCGTATAG